A genomic segment from Oryctolagus cuniculus chromosome 14, mOryCun1.1, whole genome shotgun sequence encodes:
- the SLC25A46 gene encoding mitochondrial outer membrane protein SLC25A46 isoform X2, with amino-acid sequence MHPRRPDGFDGLGYRGGARDEQGFGGAFPARSFSSGSDLGHWVTTPPDIPGSRNLHWGEKSPPFGVPSASTPHEVPAEEPFPGTGGGGGGGVQGQSSEQLNRFAGFGIGLASLFTENVLAHPCIVLRRQCQVNYHARHYHLTPFTVINIMYSFNKTQGPRALWKGMGSTFIVQGVTLGAEGIISEFTPLPREVSHKWSPKQIGEHLLLKSLTYIIAMPFYSASLIETVQSEIIRDNTGILECIKEGIGRVIGLGVPHSKRLLPLLSLVFPTVLHGILHYIISSIVQKFVLLILKRKTYNSHLVENTSPVQNMLDAYFPELIANFAASLCSDVILYPLETVLHRLHIQGTRTIIDNTDLGYEVLPINTQYEGMRDCINTIRQEEGVLGFYKGFGAVIIQYTLHAAVLQITKIIYSTLLQNSV; translated from the exons ATGCATCCGCGGCGCCCGGATGGATTCGATGGCTTGGGCTACCGGGGCGGGGCCCGGGACGAGCAGGGCTTCGGCGGCGCTTTCCCTGCAAGGTCTTTCAGCTCCGGCTCGGACCTGGGCCACTGGGTGACGACTCCCCCAGACATCCCAGGCAGCCGCAACCTGCACTGGGGCGAGAAGAGCCCGCCGTTTGGCGTGCCCTCCGCCTCCACGCCGCACGAGGTCCCCGCGGAGGAGCCCTTTCCTGgcactggcggcggcggcggcggcggcgtgcaGGGGCAGAGCAGCG AACAATTGAATAGATTTGCTGGATTTGGTATTGGACTTGCAAG TCTTTTTACAGAAAATGTGCTGGCCCATCCTTGCATTGTCCTACGTCGTCAATGTCAG GTTAATTATCATGCTCGGCATTATCATCTCACTCCATTTACAGTCATCAATATTATGTACAGCTTCAACAAAACTCAG GGACCAAGAGCCCTGTGGAAAGGAATGGGAAGTACATTTATTGTCCAAGGAGTCACACTTGGAGCAGAAGGCATAATTAGTGAATTCACACCCTTGCCAAG ggAGGTTTCACACAAATGGAGTCCTAAACAAATAGGAGAACATCTTCTATTGAAATC CCTAACTTATATAATAGCAATGCCTTTTTATTCAGCAAGTCTAATTGAAACAGTACAG agtgAAATAATTCGAGATAATACCGGCATTTTGGAATGTATTAAAGAAGGAATTGGAAGAGTGATAGGCTTGGGAGTGCCTCATAGCAAACGACTTCTTCCGCTTCTTTCCTTGGTCTTCCCCACGGTGCTGCATGGCATTCTTCATTATATCATCAGCTCAATCGTGCAGAAGTTTGTTCTCCTGATTCTAAAGAGAAAGACTTATAATAGCCACTTAGTTGAGAACACTAGCCCCGTGCAGAATATGTTGGATGCTTACTTTCCAGAACTTATTGCTAACTTTGCTGCCAGTCTTTGCTCTGACGTTATACTTTACCCACTGGAAACAGTTTTGCACCGCCTTCACATTCAAGGAACACGCACAATAATTGACAATACAGACCTGGGCTATGAAGTACTTCCAATTAATACGCAGTATGAGGGAATGAGAGACTGCATCAATACGAtaaggcaggaggaaggagtgCTTGGTTTTTATAAAGGGTTTGGTGCTGTTATAATACAGTATACACTGCATGCAGCTGTCTTACAGATTACCAAAATTATTTACTCTACACTTCTTCAGAATAGTGTTTGA
- the SLC25A46 gene encoding mitochondrial outer membrane protein SLC25A46 isoform X1: MHPRRPDGFDGLGYRGGARDEQGFGGAFPARSFSSGSDLGHWVTTPPDIPGSRNLHWGEKSPPFGVPSASTPHEVPAEEPFPGTGGGGGGGVQGQSSEQLNRFAGFGIGLASLFTENVLAHPCIVLRRQCQVNYHARHYHLTPFTVINIMYSFNKTQGPRALWKGMGSTFIVQGVTLGAEGIISEFTPLPREVSHKWSPKQIGEHLLLKSLTYIIAMPFYSASLIETVQLSSASNISFSVCSEIIRDNTGILECIKEGIGRVIGLGVPHSKRLLPLLSLVFPTVLHGILHYIISSIVQKFVLLILKRKTYNSHLVENTSPVQNMLDAYFPELIANFAASLCSDVILYPLETVLHRLHIQGTRTIIDNTDLGYEVLPINTQYEGMRDCINTIRQEEGVLGFYKGFGAVIIQYTLHAAVLQITKIIYSTLLQNSV; the protein is encoded by the exons ATGCATCCGCGGCGCCCGGATGGATTCGATGGCTTGGGCTACCGGGGCGGGGCCCGGGACGAGCAGGGCTTCGGCGGCGCTTTCCCTGCAAGGTCTTTCAGCTCCGGCTCGGACCTGGGCCACTGGGTGACGACTCCCCCAGACATCCCAGGCAGCCGCAACCTGCACTGGGGCGAGAAGAGCCCGCCGTTTGGCGTGCCCTCCGCCTCCACGCCGCACGAGGTCCCCGCGGAGGAGCCCTTTCCTGgcactggcggcggcggcggcggcggcgtgcaGGGGCAGAGCAGCG AACAATTGAATAGATTTGCTGGATTTGGTATTGGACTTGCAAG TCTTTTTACAGAAAATGTGCTGGCCCATCCTTGCATTGTCCTACGTCGTCAATGTCAG GTTAATTATCATGCTCGGCATTATCATCTCACTCCATTTACAGTCATCAATATTATGTACAGCTTCAACAAAACTCAG GGACCAAGAGCCCTGTGGAAAGGAATGGGAAGTACATTTATTGTCCAAGGAGTCACACTTGGAGCAGAAGGCATAATTAGTGAATTCACACCCTTGCCAAG ggAGGTTTCACACAAATGGAGTCCTAAACAAATAGGAGAACATCTTCTATTGAAATC CCTAACTTATATAATAGCAATGCCTTTTTATTCAGCAAGTCTAATTGAAACAGTACAG CTGTCTTCTGCCTCCAACATCAGTTTTTCAGTATGT agtgAAATAATTCGAGATAATACCGGCATTTTGGAATGTATTAAAGAAGGAATTGGAAGAGTGATAGGCTTGGGAGTGCCTCATAGCAAACGACTTCTTCCGCTTCTTTCCTTGGTCTTCCCCACGGTGCTGCATGGCATTCTTCATTATATCATCAGCTCAATCGTGCAGAAGTTTGTTCTCCTGATTCTAAAGAGAAAGACTTATAATAGCCACTTAGTTGAGAACACTAGCCCCGTGCAGAATATGTTGGATGCTTACTTTCCAGAACTTATTGCTAACTTTGCTGCCAGTCTTTGCTCTGACGTTATACTTTACCCACTGGAAACAGTTTTGCACCGCCTTCACATTCAAGGAACACGCACAATAATTGACAATACAGACCTGGGCTATGAAGTACTTCCAATTAATACGCAGTATGAGGGAATGAGAGACTGCATCAATACGAtaaggcaggaggaaggagtgCTTGGTTTTTATAAAGGGTTTGGTGCTGTTATAATACAGTATACACTGCATGCAGCTGTCTTACAGATTACCAAAATTATTTACTCTACACTTCTTCAGAATAGTGTTTGA